The following are from one region of the Carassius auratus strain Wakin chromosome 43, ASM336829v1, whole genome shotgun sequence genome:
- the LOC113061220 gene encoding uncharacterized protein LOC113061220: MHGFPCSVLQYCFGGPPDVSADSAPYLDPEISKTGPDTAMGLAVLTQPGPIIPVRTDSQPSFSCVSVQMKTNGTDSKTKKLDTENQDTLHSYPTSEGLSEEDDAQDKSPVVDTKRPHIPRPSIIRPQKEHQIQDSLPVRTDYVEPEDGPLSGTENTHTHTPRTAKDGQLSEKPHRLPLLLFLSELEIWRGNLFKYTVEKAVLLPLWKI, translated from the exons ATGCATGGGTTCCCGTGCTCAGTGCTACAGTACTGTTTCGGTGGTCCTCCAGATGTTTCTGCTGATTCTGCTCCATACCTGGACCCTGAAATCTCCAAAACTGGACCAGATACTGCCATGGGCCTGGCTGTTCTCACTCAGCCTGGTCCAATAATCCCTGTGCGGACTGACAGCCAGCCTTCATTTAGCTGCGTCTCCGTCCAGATGAAGACTAATGGGACTGACTCCAAAACCAAAAAACTGGACACAGAGAACCAGGACACACTTCATTCGTATCCAACCTCAGAAGGGCTCTCAGAAGAAGACGATGCCCAGGATAAGAGCCCTGTTGTGGACACAAAACGGCCACATATTCCTCGTCCATCTATCATCAGGCCACAAAAG GAACACCAAATCCAGGACAGCCTGCCAGTCAGAACAGATTATGTTGAGCCAGAGGATGGACCGTTATCAGGtacagaaaacacacatacacacactccaaGGACAGCGAAGGATGGACAGTTATCAGAAAAACCACACAGGTTACCTCTGCTCCTTTTCCTCTCAGAGTTGGAGATTTGGAGAGGAAATCTATTCAAGTACACAGTGGAAAAAGCAGTTCTGCTGCCTTTGTGGAAAATTTAA